From Apus apus isolate bApuApu2 unplaced genomic scaffold, bApuApu2.pri.cur manual_scaffold_30_ctg1, whole genome shotgun sequence, a single genomic window includes:
- the LOC127396177 gene encoding uncharacterized protein LOC127396177 yields MGRHALGNKESPPMVHLLMLDLQKTWFKNQIQNGCAGVTTQDICSSPGDGHLPAPELSLSSSKPEEGGSVVLHCLIVGQFPATRVVLCKDEVEQQSLKATKGQQNLFVLQNVTVGSTGLYRCGYQHKDDRNWAEVPAPRQGHQPQLLLPNPSPEASCWEWWSPPCSSWLQAAPAPSGKDSVETDARGSTRFPVKRHKRRNPMSSSTPPSGMLDGPGMTFLQQEDGFFTPKTCYFLSILCQNPGVPEVTPSATYATISPRGSSRPRGQSPPLAPAPSGDVHGSTQSNHISIPGWKV; encoded by the exons ATGGGCAGACACGCTCTGGGCAACAAGGAATCTCCTCCAATGGTGCATCTTCTGATGCTGGACTTGCAGAAAACTTGGTTCAAGAACCAGATCCAGAACGGAT GTGCTGGTGTGACCACCCAGGACatctgcagctccccaggggaTG gtcacctcccagctcctgaGCTCTCCCTGAGCTCCTCCAAGCCTGAGGAGGGGGGATCCGTTGTGCTTCACTGCCTCATTGTTGGGCAATTCCCTGCCACACGAGTTGTCCTCTGCAAGGACGaggtggagcagcagagcctgaaaGCCACAAAGGGGCAGCAGAACCTCTTTGTCCTGCAAAATGTCACCGTGGGGAGCACGGGGCTGTACAGATGTGGGTACCAGCACAAGGACGACAGGAACTgg GCAGAGGTTCCAGCTCCCAGGCAGGGCCACCAACCTCAG ctcctcctccccaaCCCTTCCCCAGAGGCATCGTGCTGGGAGTGGTGGTcgcctccctgctcctcctggctgcaggcagctcctgcgCCGTCAGGAAAG GACTCTGTGGAGACAGATGCCAGAG gcagcaccaggtTCCCAGTCAAGAGGCACAAGCGACGGAATCCGATGAGCTCCAGT ACTCCACCCTCAGGCATGTTGGACGGACCAGG GATGACGTTTCTCCAACAAGAAGATGGTTTTTTTACCCCCAAAACCTGTTATTTTCTCTCCATCCTCTGCCAAAAC CCTGGGGTGCCAGAGGTGACCCCCAGTGCCACGTACGCCACCATCAGCCCTCGTGGGAGCTCCAGGCCACGGGGACAGTCACCCCCCTTGGCACCTGCACCGAGTGGGGATGTCCATGGGAGCACCCAGAGCAACCACATCTCCATCCCAGGGTGGAAAGTGTGA